A stretch of the Pelmatolapia mariae isolate MD_Pm_ZW linkage group LG23, Pm_UMD_F_2, whole genome shotgun sequence genome encodes the following:
- the slc10a4 gene encoding sodium/bile acid cotransporter 4: MENSSLPGGSAQSAGSVDFITLKQVDSPEEGVMKGLGAVGRAVFLQGSGYRTVAEFMAALPTETSHLMPAFWDSPLSHGINVFVGLVLCFTMLGLGCTVEVSQLGEHIRRPIGVLLALVCQFVIMPLVAFLLALAFSLDDVAAMAVLLCGCCPGGNLSNIMSLLVHGEMNLSIIMTISSTLLALVLMPLCLWIYSRAWINTPVVNLLPFGAIILTLCSTLIPIGFGVMLRYRYTRVADIVLKASLWSLLFTLVLLFILTGAMLGPELLSTIPPSVYVVAVLMPLCGYAAGYGLAVLFDLPPNSRRAVSLETGCQNVQLCTAILKLAFPPQLMGGMYMFPLLYALFQATEAGIFILAYRMYRREVLHKPDPMVDGEDTDINYQRFEDEDFEPSYGAVTVSDPNTIMLDPCPPDPTPV; the protein is encoded by the exons ATGGAGAACTCCAGTCTGCCGGGTGGAAGTGCGCAAAGTGCTGGTTCGGTGGACTTTATTACTTTAAAGCAAGTGGATTCTCCGGAGGAGGGTGTCATGAAGGGATTAGGAGCGGTCGGTCGTGCCGTGTTTCTCCAAGGCAGCGGTTACAGGACTGTAGCCGAGTTTATGGCCGCTCTCCCGACGGAAACCTCTCACCTGATGCCTGCCTTCTGGGACTCCCCGCTCAGTCACGGCATCAATGTGTTCGTCGGACTGGTACTTTGCTTCACTATGTTGGGGCTGGGCTGCACGGTGGAGGTCAGCCAGCTCGGAGAACATATCCGCCGACCCATCGGGGTGCTCCTGGCTCTGGTGTGTCAGTTTGTTATCATGCCACTAGTGGCTTTTCTTTTGGCGCTAGCCTTTTCTTTGGATGATGTGGCAGCGATGGCCGTGCTCCTCTGTGGCTGCTGTCCTGGAGGAAACTTGTCAAATATTATGTCTCTGCTTGTGCACGGAGAGATGAACCTAAG CATCATCATGACCATATCCTCCACTCTGCTGGCGCTCGTTTTGATGCCGCTCTGCCTCTGGATCTACAGTCGAGCCTGGATCAACACCCCTGTGGTTAACCTCCTGCCCTTTGGGGCCATCATACTGACACTTTGCAGCACCCTCATCCCCATTGGGTTTGGAGTTATGCTTAGGTACCGCTACACGCGAGTGGCGGATATTGTTTTAAAG gcttctctgtggtctttgtTGTTCACCCTGGTGTTACTCTTCATCCTGACTGGAGCAATGCTGGGGCCAGAGCTGCTCTCCACCATCCCGCCTTCTGTCTACGTGGTGGCTGTGCTGATGCCTCTGTGCGGTTACGCTGCAGGTTACGGGCTGGCAGTGCTTTTTGACTTGCCCCCCAACAGTCGCAGGGCCGTGTCTCTGGAGACGGGCTGCCAGAATGTGCAGCTGTGTACGGCTATCCTGAAGCTGGCCTTCCCTCCTCAGCTGATGGGGGGGATGTACATGTTTCCCCTGCTCTACGCCCTGTTCCAAGCAACCGAGGCTGGGATTTTCATCCTGGCCTACAGGATGTACAGGAGGGAGGTCCTGCATAAACCAGATCCCATGGTGGACGGTGAGGACACGGACATAAATTATCAAAGGTTTGAAGACGAGGACTTTGAACCGTCATATGGTGCGGTAACAGTGAGCGACCCAAACACTATCATGCTGGATCCTTGTCCTCCTGATCCAACTCCAGTTTAA